The following DNA comes from Vibrio gigantis.
CCTTTAGTGCGTAAAGTGACACTATTGATCAGTTCAGAGGTGCCATCATCTAAGATGTACTTCGTTCCTGAACCTGCCGCTATTTGAGTGAGACGATATTCATTCTCAGGCAAACGTAATACCGCTTTTTCATTACCAAGGTAAGCGACCTTAAATGAAGCGTCAGACTCACATTGATAAGTCACAAATTGATCGTCCGATACTGCACCAT
Coding sequences within:
- a CDS encoding MliC family protein, with amino-acid sequence MKALLIASLCTVALFGCSKSAAPDGAVSDDQFVTYQCESDASFKVAYLGNEKAVLRLPENEYRLTQIAAGSGTKYILDDGTSELINSVTLRTKGDNARLELGRVVYKNCRK